The following are encoded together in the Lagopus muta isolate bLagMut1 chromosome Z, bLagMut1 primary, whole genome shotgun sequence genome:
- the TMEM215 gene encoding transmembrane protein 215: MARTMRPDDINPRTGLVVALVSVFLVFGFMFTVSGIKGETLGDIPLLAIGPAICLPGIAAIALTRKTDGCTKWPKNKRPCCKESRDRDVMELLRTPSDLESGKGSCDELAKKVYQKDRRVLRGEDSVSICTTTTSATTGECKVLIRKVDQEKMLRYLDTCYPEMPGNVFVGDGSTYSALEKSSSPSRDNAACPDVEDNIFVVPKDSIIVCSYKENSPYDKYCCYINPTGVASDQETIV, encoded by the coding sequence ATGGCGCGTACCATGAGACCCGACGACATCAACCCTCGGACGGGGCTGGTGGTGGCTCTGGTCAGCGTCTTCCTGGTGTTTGGCTTCATGTTCACCGTGTCCGGCATCAAGGGGGAGACTTTGGGAGACATCCCACTGCTGGCCATCGGGCCGGCCATCTGCCTGCCAGGCATTGCCGCCATCGCCCTCACCAGAAAGACTGATGGCTGCACCAAGTGGCCCAAGAACAAGCGTCCATGCTGTAAGGAGAGCAGGGACCGGGACGTGATGGAGCTGCTGAGAACTCCTTCAGATCTGGAATCTGGCAAGGGAAGCTGTGACGAATTGGCCAAGAAGGTGTACCAGAAGGACCGGAGAGTGTTGCGGGGTGAGGACTCGGTGTCCAtctgcaccaccaccacctcagCCACCACAGGAGAGTGCAAGGTCCTCATCAGAAAGGTGGACCAGGAGAAGATGCTGAGGTACCTGGATACCTGCTACCCGGAGATGCCGGGGAATGTGTTTGTGGGAGATGGCTCCACGTACAGTGCCTTAGAGAAgagctcttctcccagcagGGACAACGCTGCTTGCCCAGACGTCGAAGACAACATTTTTGTTGTTCCCAAAGACAGTATCATTGTCTGCTCCTACAAGGAGAACAGCCCTTATGACAAATACTGTTGTTACATAAACCCTACTGGAGTCGCCTCGGACCAGGAGACCATAGTGTGA